Within Topomyia yanbarensis strain Yona2022 chromosome 2, ASM3024719v1, whole genome shotgun sequence, the genomic segment GACTTGGCGAATTAGTTAGTGTGTTCTAGTCAGCCGAAAAGTTTTCCAATTCCGGACTTACCGACTATTGGATAGTCACTCAGTAGAAAGCGGATGTCCTCCAAAGCAATCCTTCCATTATCTCCATCGTCAAACTCCACGTTAATATATCGTTTCTCGGGGTCCGGTGAAGTAGGTTCGGCTGCAACTCCCGGATAGAGACAGCGGTACTGTTGACTCCAGTAGGCACATACTCGCGTTCCTGGAATAATCTCATCAACCGATTTTGGGGCTACTTCAAGAATCTGGAATGAAATAGAACGGAATTATGAACGTCGCActagaacaaataaaaatttcaattgcttACCGCATCACGCAGTACCTCCTCTCGGGACATGATATGAGGTCGGTTACCCCGTTCACCATCCAACGTTACCGCATAGATATCCGGTGGCTGAACTGCACTCAAGCATCCAGCGTAGAATAGCCCACCCATGGCGGTCAGTACTCGAGTTTTCTCTTTCCCAAGGTGCTCACTACTCAGCAAACACTTTTGGTCGATTCGCTTCTTTTCGGAGTTGCGACGCTTGCGTTCCTTACTGCGGGACTTCTTATGTTTTGTGTGATGCTTCAGTGGTGCAATCACAGCTTGAACCGGTGACATTTTCAGCGAACTTGAGACCggtgatgtttttattttgtcgaaaatggaCGGTTTACCACCGAAAATTGAAAATGCTGCGTCCGATGGTTTGCTGTTTTCATCGTCGAAACTGAAAGCTGgcgattttattttgatctgaGGCTTGTTGGAACTGTCTGAAAGGTTACTGGCGTCGTCACTTGTTGTGCTCTCGAACTTGGACGCGTGAATCGGCGATTTCTTCGGTTTCGATTCGTCCGGTTTGGTGGCACTATTTGCACCACCCGCTGCGTGATGATGGTGCCGGTGGTGGTGATGTGAGGATGGTTTGCTATGACCGGTCTCTTTAACGACGGTGTCACCTTGTCGGTTTTTCGATGCTAGGATGTAGCCGACTAAACTTTTAGGCTTCTTTGCCACAATCGTTTCTGTCAGGGCAAGCTCGTCGTGCTTCTTGGGCACTCCACCCTTTCTTTTGGAAGCAGACAAACGTTCAATCGATCCGGAATCTACATCGTCTAACTTACCGGAATCGGTATCGGAACTGAGTTTTGGAAGTTCAACAAATGTTGAATTCGAGGACGACGAGAAACTGGGTGATAACGCCGGTATTGTGCTTAGTTTGGGGGATGACATCGTCGGAGTTTGACCGCCAACACAGCTGCTGTTACTTGCCGCAGTTGTACCATTCAGCAGGCCGCTTGTGCCGCTAAATCCACCGAAGAAAGATTTACCAATGTCCGGTATTCGCACCATCGCCGTGAGTGGTTTGACTTTCGCCACAGAGCTCGTACCCATCTGTTCCAGTTCACGCTTTTTCTCCTCGCATTGTCTCGTAATGTTAACTAGCCTCTCCTTCATGTCGGATTCAATCACACTGAACAACTCGTTCGCCGATGGCCAGCTCGTCCGGCAACAGCGATGATCCTTCTCGTGGGCATCTTTACAGTTGCACGTTTCCAGCTTTGCTCTCACCCGCGAAAAGCTCTCTTTCAACACTCCATCAACGTCATCTTCTTCGCGTGCGTCAGAGCTGTGCTTTCGCTTGCGTTCCCGCCGCAGTTCTCGTTCGTGTTTTGATTTCTTGCTTGACTTTTTGGAGTCTTTGGAATGTTTATGTTTACGTTTGCGCGACGGAGGAGGATCCAGGACGGTCGTTGGCTGAGACGGCGAAGAACTGACAGGATCGACTTTGTCGCACGCGGGGGATATCGATGGGGAGAAGTTTGCGACGGTGGGTGAATCTTTTTTGAACATTCCTTCCTCCTGGAAGCGTTGCTCGGCCAGAGCACAGAGGAGATTTAGTCCCACCATCGGTTCGTCACCGCCAATAAAGGCACTCGCTACCGATTCTGGTGGTTGCACAGTTACACTTTGTGCTGGTGGTGGTTGGGAAGTTGGCTGGTCGTATTCCTGAATGTTTGGTAGTCGATCAGGTTCGCAAGGAACGGGCGATGGAAGCTGCAGAGGCTCTGGCGGATGCTGCGGGGATATGGGTTCTTTTTTAATCATTGAAGCTTTCTTCTGGAAGACTTCTATACTACGGGACAGCAGTTCAAGACCGCTGAGATCTACTGGATGTTCCTGTTGCGGTTGGATAGAGGAGTGCTCCGGTGGATGAGTTTCTTCCTCTTCCTGGGAGACTGGAGTTTCAACTGGTGAGAGCATTTCTTGCTTCGGTATCCGTAAGCCACTGAATGTTGCGTTTACCGTAAGGTTTTGTGGTTGGAGTTCGGCTGGAATGGGAACAGCTGGCGCTGCGTTGGTTGCTCCATTTTCTCCATCCATATCAGCTTGCTCACAATTCGTACTGCTAGTATTGCTGAAGTTTAGACTGGTGACCGATGAGGAATGCGCCGACATGTCCGGTTCGATAGCTGAGTCGCCGCTGCTGTTGATAATACTTTGACACAACAGTTCCGATGTGGATGTTGACAGCGCTGTGCTTACAATGGGCGGAGCGGTTGTTGGTGATAAGAATAGTTCCTGGAAGTGTGGCCCATCTGTAGTGTTTGCTGACATGGTTGACACATCTTCATGATGCGGTACATCGTCATCTCCGACGGTATTGTCATCTTCGCTCATCAcaggagtatcggtttgaatgttGGCGTCTTGTACCTCGGGAGCGGCGCAGCATGATGAAGCGTCAGGATCTTCGCCGTGAGACATGGACTGATCCGGTGGAGGCGTTAGACAAGTGGTCATCGGAAGTTCCGGCTGGTGGGGGCTTGGTGCTATCGCTGCTGATACCGTTGACGGTGGAGGGGTGATAGGAGTTGCCGTTGTCATGGCCGGCAGCAACGCTGGGTGTTCTATTATTGTCGTACCGGTCTTGGTGGAGGGAGTTATCTGGATGAGATTGCCTTGCTGGAATAGCAGTTGGGGTGCAATATCTGGAGAAGTGGCAATCGTGGccgtttgaattgttttttccGGTTCGTGGAAAATTTGAGCGGTATTATTGCAATTGGCCGCTGTTGTGTTACCACAGTCTTCGATTTTGATGAAGGTATGCGACGGGATTGGCATCGGGATGGGTGGATGGCATGATGTTTGAAGGTTGCTGATCGAATGCTTGTTATTCCCGGTGGACCTTTTATTGCCATCGGACGTCAGTGCAACGTATCTTGTACTGTGGTGTGTTTGGGTATGCTGTTGCTGAATGATAGGAAAGAAAGGGTTGAGTACGGGATGATTGTTGCAGGTGCCACAGCCACTAACCTGATGCAGCGTTGTGCTACTGGCAGTTGCCAGATAATCGGAGCTAAGCATCTGCAGTGGTGCCAACGGTGGTGGCTGAAGCTGCTGCTGCGTAATCTGCGGCAGCAGCAGATGCGGCGGCTGTATTGCGGCCGTCGTTTGTGGATACGATGGCCACACGACCGTCTGTTGGAATGGTTCTACACAAGAAATATAGATTTTATCTAGAAAGTTGGATGGATTGGCTAAAATAGGGACACACGAGCAATCGCGCGAGTGTGtagtttaattttgtttttgttttgttttcagtGGCGTACGGttaaaccaaacaaatgcaTTAGAAAAGGTTGGGAAGAAAtaaagatgaaagaaaaaagagaacaaGAAAACAAATGGTTAAATGTGAAGCCATACAAGCACGCAACTAAAACTAAATTGCTTCAACTAATGGTAAACTGAACCCAAGCACCAAAATCTAAACTAAATTGTGTATGAAATCAAACTACTAACTAAATATAATTTCTGACAGAATTTGAAAAGGTACTAATACTGAAgcttttggttttatttttattgtttaactACTACTATAGCTGCTAGTCAAAACTGCATTTGGTAATGGTAGTATTTTCACATCTCATAGCAAATAAGTGGTAAATAGGAATCTATAGCGAAactataaaaacattttcagcagatAGTTTAATGAAGTCTCTGCAACTTTACGAGGAAATTTCCTGTATGGACCTAGGAAAAGTCATGTAGTCCTATATTGAGTTCCACAAGATGATgaacacgaatgaactcatgatgaatgaagttcatgtttacaaattctcggtggtttgtttacttcgtaAGTAAAGATGCCGAATCTCTCTGGACAAAGACTTGCCATAAGACCTAGCACGAGAACTGTCAAAAGCACTCAATCCGaaaaaatcgcttcgaatccttctggaacgaggatcattgacaggtctcgtgctttGTTGGAATGACAgatagataaatggtaaacaagcGATGTACGTTCGAGTCTTTATCTAGAGGGATTCAACGTCGTTATTCGTCTGTTGCGCGAGTTTGAATGCAACGGATGTTCATCTAATGCATTCGAACTCGCTTAAACAATctaccgagaattgtcaaacgaagctCATCCGGCTCATTTAGTGGGATTaggtcggttggtgtaaaacctaactGACCTAGGGAAAGTCATGTGGTCACGGGAGCAGGTGAAGCACCTCTGGGAACAAAAAGTATTGAATTGAAACTTACTGCTATGCAAGAATGACTACGAATGCTGACTGATAACCAGCAATATCTTAACCTAAAAAATACTACGCAATAGACCCAAAAGCTTGCTCGGCTGGTATTCTTTCTACATCTAGCAACTAGCTACGTAGCTCTATTAAGATCACTAAACTTACCGATTGCCGTCGTTGTTGGAAGGAACAAAATTTGCCCGGTGCTGGGATCCCGCACCAGTTGAAATCCTACGGGAGGAATGGGTGGCATGGAAAGCATcgaatccatcggcagcggaGCTGAAACAAATCCGGAAAAGTAATACATCAGTCATCGTACTCAAGCCATACAACATCGAATCATTGTAAACAATCGGGAGACATGATTTTTCACACTTCCAACTCTTAGAAATGGGAGGGAGCTAACATGCAAGAACGTTCGGCACGAGGAGTTGATGTGAACCATGCGGTTACTCGTTTCAGTGGAAGAGAAGAAGACGCCATTAACAAGAAAAAACGCCATACCCATAGTCATGTGAAATCCATCGGCAAATGAAGTAGTAGTTTCGTATGCAAGGATAGTGGAACGGAGGACGTACGCGGAACATGTATGTACTGCttgtcaaaaaaaaactaatgcaAAGGTCCCCTGTGCGACGGAAATTTCCTCCGAGCAACTACGGCACCAAGCAAGTACAAGAGGAGAATCCATTAATGAGAAAACGGCAAGggcaataaattatttgaagtcatttcaaaacaatctaccaccaccaccaccaccagcgcGGAAACCAGATGCGAACACCCAGCGAGTACGTGTTGGTGGCAACAAGTGCCCGCACCAAAACCAGTTCAGCGAAAATCGTAAACAAAACAACGTGCTCGACACGAAGTGTGGCTGCGGAGCGCGCGATGGCGTGCGGAGGTAAGTGCCTGCCGAAGCGAGCACGATGAAAGCTCACATTGCGGCACGAAGTGGCGAACCAATGGCGCCCATTGGCTGTCGGGCAGAACGAGGAAAGCTCCCGCTCGCATTGGACGGCGATTGGCTGGAAGGCGTGGCCTGTGGTCGGTATGAACTTCCATTGCGGCCGAAAGATGGCTGCGGGAAAGAGAGAGGGCTAACAGGACGGGAAGGTTAACACCTCCTGCCGTGACTAATACCATTAGAGCCGGTCGTGAGCGGGAAATTAACTAGCGTGTTCCGCTGGCCGGAGGCTATGAATTTTGATAATgcaattttttattattgtaattTGAGCTTACAGTACGGCTGTTAAGTGCTGGTTGCATATTTAGTAATTTTGTTAGCATTAATTTATAGTTGTTTATCGCCGTCAGTTGCTGGCGTTGGTTTTGAAATTGTCGATAGTTTGTTTAAGTCTAGTTTGTTATTCGAAGCGCTCACCTTGAGCTTGTAGGCGAATAGCCTGGGTAGGGCCAGAAAGtgcctattttaaaaaaatggcaCTGTTTACGTATTCATGGCAATAGTGCACGAAGGGGGAAATTGATCAACCGCGAGAACGAGTAAgtcaattaattaattttattcctGTCTCATTTGCCATTAATCAAATGGTTGGCTAATGAACATGCAAGTTTCGACGTGTCAAATAATGATTTGCAAGAATTGtataataaattgtataaatcgAATAGATTACTTAAAATGTAAATCATGCCGCGATAAAATCCAGTTGCACATCAATTATTAATTGAAATATGAACTACACGTACATGTAGCTACATatgattttaattttgtgatatataTGTAAATAAATCTATTATGGAGTTTGGTAGCCAATATTAAAGCGATTCAGTCTAGAGTTCAGTGGTACTTTAATCTCTGAACCTGAATTTTGTTGACTTACTGCAACAATTTGGGGACCACTTCCGTGGAATCAATAACCGGGACCAG encodes:
- the LOC131684642 gene encoding protein winged eye isoform X3; the encoded protein is MLGPTANGRLMGPAGIGSSASTTVSHHRNLWPPAASRSFEFQPNGEVTESLFAAGGYNTPPANSPFLPCSPLELVAKNYHSTGAAVTFSQANSSIFVQSQTDFINGTTSVAKKTETCIGRWEHGTLEPLQIQVPPVPSVTNLTIKTENISSGSQITYHSNNLNNHNSSSNKSDGLDQRHHYQHHHVQQLQHPNHPRPPQSHLTGTSARTTFLRLSEHHHRLTDPDDAASTLDLVLAPTTTTNTVTTATVAPSCLSSPSFALSAINQTLVGRTDHPRAGQRPSDCSVIVTPRSNRQYQLLRQQQQQQQHQHSLPIGGSWRSPNSTATESTSSTLRSTGLSQPRNSPDTACSVIHIKREPCQVSEVTTSNNFEASATALTAVVKIEAQSPKAVACSSSCGIGGNTMDHIGITSTQNNAASATIPVGIAVARQRLQDSTAAQVSQLHQAKELNRFGIGIAATAAATGSTADLGTNSTMIPLSSEAVTMGVTNAAAAAVQNAVRTPPALWQYPGGCQPQQQQQQHHQQQHLRLEQPPLLPQLALMDQTGSEKKLLGYMVLDRFVSSSAEEDVCTPLKAPLPMDSMLSMPPIPPVGFQLVRDPSTGQILFLPTTTAIANPSNFLDKIYISCVEPFQQTVVWPSYPQTTAAIQPPHLLLPQITQQQLQPPPLAPLQMLSSDYLATASSTTLHQQQHTQTHHSTRYVALTSDGNKRSTGNNKHSISNLQTSCHPPIPMPIPSHTFIKIEDCGNTTAANCNNTAQIFHEPEKTIQTATIATSPDIAPQLLFQQGNLIQITPSTKTGTTIIEHPALLPAMTTATPITPPPSTVSAAIAPSPHQPELPMTTCLTPPPDQSMSHGEDPDASSCCAAPEVQDANIQTDTPVMSEDDNTVGDDDVPHHEDVSTMSANTTDGPHFQELFLSPTTAPPIVSTALSTSTSELLCQSIINSSGDSAIEPDMSAHSSSVTSLNFSNTSSTNCEQADMDGENGATNAAPAVPIPAELQPQNLTVNATFSGLRIPKQEMLSPVETPVSQEEEETHPPEHSSIQPQQEHPVDLSGLELLSRSIEVFQKKASMIKKEPISPQHPPEPLQLPSPVPCEPDRLPNIQEYDQPTSQPPPAQSVTVQPPESVASAFIGGDEPMVGLNLLCALAEQRFQEEGMFKKDSPTVANFSPSISPACDKVDPVSSSPSQPTTVLDPPPSRKRKHKHSKDSKKSSKKSKHERELRRERKRKHSSDAREEDDVDGVLKESFSRVRAKLETCNCKDAHEKDHRCCRTSWPSANELFSVIESDMKERLVNITRQCEEKKRELEQMGTSSVAKVKPLTAMVRIPDIGKSFFGGFSGTSGLLNGTTAASNSSCVGGQTPTMSSPKLSTIPALSPSFSSSSNSTFVELPKLSSDTDSGKLDDVDSGSIERLSASKRKGGVPKKHDELALTETIVAKKPKSLVGYILASKNRQGDTVVKETGHSKPSSHHHHRHHHHAAGGANSATKPDESKPKKSPIHASKFESTTSDDASNLSDSSNKPQIKIKSPAFSFDDENSKPSDAAFSIFGGKPSIFDKIKTSPVSSSLKMSPVQAVIAPLKHHTKHKKSRSKERKRRNSEKKRIDQKCLLSSEHLGKEKTRVLTAMGGLFYAGCLSAVQPPDIYAVTLDGERGNRPHIMSREEVLRDAILEVAPKSVDEIIPGTRVCAYWSQQYRCLYPGVAAEPTSPDPEKRYINVEFDDGDNGRIALEDIRFLLSDYPIVEYDPNPLLSLGKRKRQPSVSEVGTAGSTTTIGVTIAPMTATSTTITANCFAIVSERTDKRVHSDAYREERRRLKKIRKDKLRRLAANNAEMSSHKHKKKSKCNDEYCKHRKHKKRRKHKKHHRENHMSSSPDAAAAGSMDDDISQGDSASQVAEPFSPASVETSQPEEKVDELEVFNPNLKEDTMTEEEASSSITESSGSYYQPKKSLEKQEKRQSTENNSKIAAFLPARQLWAWCGKGYRRSTGRVKKQFYKSIQRGKETISVGDSAVFLSTGRPDRPYIGHIESMWETSTNNMVVRVKWFYHPEETEGCPNLKYPGALFQSPHEDENDVQTISHKCEVLSLSEYTAKFGADPKQYSAIYDNNDTYYLAGYYDPTVMTIKMQPDIEILPGDAKWVKSN
- the LOC131684642 gene encoding protein winged eye isoform X8, whose amino-acid sequence is MLGPTANGRLMGPAGIGSSASTTVSHHRNLWPPAASRSFEFQPNGEVTESLFAAGGYNTPPANSPFLPCSPLELVAKNYHSTGAAVTFSQANSSIFVQSQTDFINGTTSVAKKTETCIGRWEHGTLEPLQIQIKREPCQVSEVTTSNNFEASATALTAVVKIEAQSPKAVACSSSCGIGGNTMDHIGITSTQNNAASATIPVGIAVARQRLQDSTAAQVSQLHQAKELNRFGIGIAATAAATGSTADLGCTTPSLSQNMFFTGTNSTMIPLSSEAVTMGVTNAAAAAVQNAVRTPPALWQYPGGCQPQQQQQQHHQQQHLRLEQPPLLPQLALMDQTGSEKKLLGYMVLDRFVSSSAEEDVCTPLKAPLPMDSMLSMPPIPPVGFQLVRDPSTGQILFLPTTTAIANPSNFLDKIYISCVEPFQQTVVWPSYPQTTAAIQPPHLLLPQITQQQLQPPPLAPLQMLSSDYLATASSTTLHQQQHTQTHHSTRYVALTSDGNKRSTGNNKHSISNLQTSCHPPIPMPIPSHTFIKIEDCGNTTAANCNNTAQIFHEPEKTIQTATIATSPDIAPQLLFQQGNLIQITPSTKTGTTIIEHPALLPAMTTATPITPPPSTVSAAIAPSPHQPELPMTTCLTPPPDQSMSHGEDPDASSCCAAPEVQDANIQTDTPVMSEDDNTVGDDDVPHHEDVSTMSANTTDGPHFQELFLSPTTAPPIVSTALSTSTSELLCQSIINSSGDSAIEPDMSAHSSSVTSLNFSNTSSTNCEQADMDGENGATNAAPAVPIPAELQPQNLTVNATFSGLRIPKQEMLSPVETPVSQEEEETHPPEHSSIQPQQEHPVDLSGLELLSRSIEVFQKKASMIKKEPISPQHPPEPLQLPSPVPCEPDRLPNIQEYDQPTSQPPPAQSVTVQPPESVASAFIGGDEPMVGLNLLCALAEQRFQEEGMFKKDSPTVANFSPSISPACDKVDPVSSSPSQPTTVLDPPPSRKRKHKHSKDSKKSSKKSKHERELRRERKRKHSSDAREEDDVDGVLKESFSRVRAKLETCNCKDAHEKDHRCCRTSWPSANELFSVIESDMKERLVNITRQCEEKKRELEQMGTSSVAKVKPLTAMVRIPDIGKSFFGGFSGTSGLLNGTTAASNSSCVGGQTPTMSSPKLSTIPALSPSFSSSSNSTFVELPKLSSDTDSGKLDDVDSGSIERLSASKRKGGVPKKHDELALTETIVAKKPKSLVGYILASKNRQGDTVVKETGHSKPSSHHHHRHHHHAAGGANSATKPDESKPKKSPIHASKFESTTSDDASNLSDSSNKPQIKIKSPAFSFDDENSKPSDAAFSIFGGKPSIFDKIKTSPVSSSLKMSPVQAVIAPLKHHTKHKKSRSKERKRRNSEKKRIDQKCLLSSEHLGKEKTRVLTAMGGLFYAGCLSAVQPPDIYAVTLDGERGNRPHIMSREEVLRDAILEVAPKSVDEIIPGTRVCAYWSQQYRCLYPGVAAEPTSPDPEKRYINVEFDDGDNGRIALEDIRFLLSDYPIVEYDPNPLLSLGKRKRQPSVSEVGTAGSTTTIGVTIAPMTATSTTITANCFAIVSERTDKRVHSDAYREERRRLKKIRKDKLRRLAANNAEMSSHKHKKKSKCNDEYCKHRKHKKRRKHKKHHRENHMSSSPDAAAAGSMDDDISQGDSASQVAEPFSPASVETSQPEEKVDELEVFNPNLKEDTMTEEEASSSITESSGSYYQPKKSLEKQEKRQSTENNSKIAAFLPARQLWAWCGKGYRRSTGRVKKQFYKSIQRGKETISVGDSAVFLSTGRPDRPYIGHIESMWETSTNNMVVRVKWFYHPEETEGCPNLKYPGALFQSPHEDENDVQTISHKCEVLSLSEYTAKFGADPKQYSAIYDNNDTYYLAGYYDPTVMTIKMQPDIEILPGDAKWVKSN
- the LOC131684642 gene encoding protein winged eye isoform X6, whose amino-acid sequence is MLGPTANGRLMGPAGIGSSASTTVSHHRNLWPPAASRSFEFQPNGEVTESLFAAGGYNTPPANSPFLPCSPLELVAKNYHSTGAAVTFSQANSSIFVQSQTDFINGTTSVAKKTETCIGRWEHGTLEPLQIQVPPVPSVTNLTIKTENISSGSQITYHSNNLNNHNSSSNKSDGLDQRHHYQHHHVQQLQHPNHPRPPQSHLTGTSARTTFLRLSEHHHRLTDPDDAASTLDLVLAPTTTTNTVTTATVAPSCLSSPSFALSAINQTLVGRTDHPRAGQRPSDCSVIVTPRSNRQYQLLRQQQQQQQHQHSLPIGGSWRSPNSTATESTSSTLRSTGLSQPRNSPDTACSVIHIKREPCQVSEVTTSNNFEASATALTAVVKIEAQSPKAVACSSSCGIGGNTMDHIGITSTQNNAASATIPVGIAVARQRLQDSTAAQVSQLHQAKELNRFGIGIAATAAATGSTADLGTNSTMIPLSSEAVTMGVTNAAAAAVQNAVRTPPALWQYPAPLPMDSMLSMPPIPPVGFQLVRDPSTGQILFLPTTTAIANPSNFLDKIYISCVEPFQQTVVWPSYPQTTAAIQPPHLLLPQITQQQLQPPPLAPLQMLSSDYLATASSTTLHQQQHTQTHHSTRYVALTSDGNKRSTGNNKHSISNLQTSCHPPIPMPIPSHTFIKIEDCGNTTAANCNNTAQIFHEPEKTIQTATIATSPDIAPQLLFQQGNLIQITPSTKTGTTIIEHPALLPAMTTATPITPPPSTVSAAIAPSPHQPELPMTTCLTPPPDQSMSHGEDPDASSCCAAPEVQDANIQTDTPVMSEDDNTVGDDDVPHHEDVSTMSANTTDGPHFQELFLSPTTAPPIVSTALSTSTSELLCQSIINSSGDSAIEPDMSAHSSSVTSLNFSNTSSTNCEQADMDGENGATNAAPAVPIPAELQPQNLTVNATFSGLRIPKQEMLSPVETPVSQEEEETHPPEHSSIQPQQEHPVDLSGLELLSRSIEVFQKKASMIKKEPISPQHPPEPLQLPSPVPCEPDRLPNIQEYDQPTSQPPPAQSVTVQPPESVASAFIGGDEPMVGLNLLCALAEQRFQEEGMFKKDSPTVANFSPSISPACDKVDPVSSSPSQPTTVLDPPPSRKRKHKHSKDSKKSSKKSKHERELRRERKRKHSSDAREEDDVDGVLKESFSRVRAKLETCNCKDAHEKDHRCCRTSWPSANELFSVIESDMKERLVNITRQCEEKKRELEQMGTSSVAKVKPLTAMVRIPDIGKSFFGGFSGTSGLLNGTTAASNSSCVGGQTPTMSSPKLSTIPALSPSFSSSSNSTFVELPKLSSDTDSGKLDDVDSGSIERLSASKRKGGVPKKHDELALTETIVAKKPKSLVGYILASKNRQGDTVVKETGHSKPSSHHHHRHHHHAAGGANSATKPDESKPKKSPIHASKFESTTSDDASNLSDSSNKPQIKIKSPAFSFDDENSKPSDAAFSIFGGKPSIFDKIKTSPVSSSLKMSPVQAVIAPLKHHTKHKKSRSKERKRRNSEKKRIDQKCLLSSEHLGKEKTRVLTAMGGLFYAGCLSAVQPPDIYAVTLDGERGNRPHIMSREEVLRDAILEVAPKSVDEIIPGTRVCAYWSQQYRCLYPGVAAEPTSPDPEKRYINVEFDDGDNGRIALEDIRFLLSDYPIVEYDPNPLLSLGKRKRQPSVSEVGTAGSTTTIGVTIAPMTATSTTITANCFAIVSERTDKRVHSDAYREERRRLKKIRKDKLRRLAANNAEMSSHKHKKKSKCNDEYCKHRKHKKRRKHKKHHRENHMSSSPDAAAAGSMDDDISQGDSASQVAEPFSPASVETSQPEEKVDELEVFNPNLKEDTMTEEEASSSITESSGSYYQPKKSLEKQEKRQSTENNSKIAAFLPARQLWAWCGKGYRRSTGRVKKQFYKSIQRGKETISVGDSAVFLSTGRPDRPYIGHIESMWETSTNNMVVRVKWFYHPEETEGCPNLKYPGALFQSPHEDENDVQTISHKCEVLSLSEYTAKFGADPKQYSAIYDNNDTYYLAGYYDPTVMTIKMQPDIEILPGDAKWVKSN
- the LOC131684642 gene encoding protein winged eye isoform X5, whose translation is MLGPTANGRLMGPAGIGSSASTTVSHHRNLWPPAASRSFEFQPNGEVTESLFAAGGYNTPPANSPFLPCSPLELVAKNYHSTGAAVTFSQANSSIFVQSQTDFINGTTSVAKKTETCIGRWEHGTLEPLQIQVPPVPSVTNLTIKTENISSGSQITYHSNNLNNHNSSSNKSDGLDQRHHYQHHHVQQLQHPNHPRPPQSHLTGTSARTTFLRLSEHHHRLTDPDDAASTLDLVLAPTTTTNTVTTATVAPSCLSSPSFALSAINQTLVGRTDHPRAGQRPSDCSVIVTPRSNRQYQLLRQQQQQQQHQHSLPIGGSWRSPNSTATESTSSTLRSTGLSQPRNSPDTACSVIHIKREPCQVSEVTTSNNFEASATALTAVVKIEAQSPKAVACSSSCGIGGNTMDHIGITSTQNNAASATIPVGIAVARQRLQDSTAAQVSQLHQAKELNRFGIGIAATAAATGSTADLGCTTPSLSQNMFFTGTNSTMIPLSSEAVTMGVTNAAAAAVQNAVRTPPALWQYPAPLPMDSMLSMPPIPPVGFQLVRDPSTGQILFLPTTTAIANPSNFLDKIYISCVEPFQQTVVWPSYPQTTAAIQPPHLLLPQITQQQLQPPPLAPLQMLSSDYLATASSTTLHQQQHTQTHHSTRYVALTSDGNKRSTGNNKHSISNLQTSCHPPIPMPIPSHTFIKIEDCGNTTAANCNNTAQIFHEPEKTIQTATIATSPDIAPQLLFQQGNLIQITPSTKTGTTIIEHPALLPAMTTATPITPPPSTVSAAIAPSPHQPELPMTTCLTPPPDQSMSHGEDPDASSCCAAPEVQDANIQTDTPVMSEDDNTVGDDDVPHHEDVSTMSANTTDGPHFQELFLSPTTAPPIVSTALSTSTSELLCQSIINSSGDSAIEPDMSAHSSSVTSLNFSNTSSTNCEQADMDGENGATNAAPAVPIPAELQPQNLTVNATFSGLRIPKQEMLSPVETPVSQEEEETHPPEHSSIQPQQEHPVDLSGLELLSRSIEVFQKKASMIKKEPISPQHPPEPLQLPSPVPCEPDRLPNIQEYDQPTSQPPPAQSVTVQPPESVASAFIGGDEPMVGLNLLCALAEQRFQEEGMFKKDSPTVANFSPSISPACDKVDPVSSSPSQPTTVLDPPPSRKRKHKHSKDSKKSSKKSKHERELRRERKRKHSSDAREEDDVDGVLKESFSRVRAKLETCNCKDAHEKDHRCCRTSWPSANELFSVIESDMKERLVNITRQCEEKKRELEQMGTSSVAKVKPLTAMVRIPDIGKSFFGGFSGTSGLLNGTTAASNSSCVGGQTPTMSSPKLSTIPALSPSFSSSSNSTFVELPKLSSDTDSGKLDDVDSGSIERLSASKRKGGVPKKHDELALTETIVAKKPKSLVGYILASKNRQGDTVVKETGHSKPSSHHHHRHHHHAAGGANSATKPDESKPKKSPIHASKFESTTSDDASNLSDSSNKPQIKIKSPAFSFDDENSKPSDAAFSIFGGKPSIFDKIKTSPVSSSLKMSPVQAVIAPLKHHTKHKKSRSKERKRRNSEKKRIDQKCLLSSEHLGKEKTRVLTAMGGLFYAGCLSAVQPPDIYAVTLDGERGNRPHIMSREEVLRDAILEVAPKSVDEIIPGTRVCAYWSQQYRCLYPGVAAEPTSPDPEKRYINVEFDDGDNGRIALEDIRFLLSDYPIVEYDPNPLLSLGKRKRQPSVSEVGTAGSTTTIGVTIAPMTATSTTITANCFAIVSERTDKRVHSDAYREERRRLKKIRKDKLRRLAANNAEMSSHKHKKKSKCNDEYCKHRKHKKRRKHKKHHRENHMSSSPDAAAAGSMDDDISQGDSASQVAEPFSPASVETSQPEEKVDELEVFNPNLKEDTMTEEEASSSITESSGSYYQPKKSLEKQEKRQSTENNSKIAAFLPARQLWAWCGKGYRRSTGRVKKQFYKSIQRGKETISVGDSAVFLSTGRPDRPYIGHIESMWETSTNNMVVRVKWFYHPEETEGCPNLKYPGALFQSPHEDENDVQTISHKCEVLSLSEYTAKFGADPKQYSAIYDNNDTYYLAGYYDPTVMTIKMQPDIEILPGDAKWVKSN